The proteins below come from a single Rosa rugosa chromosome 2, drRosRugo1.1, whole genome shotgun sequence genomic window:
- the LOC133732870 gene encoding classical arabinogalactan protein 5-like, which translates to MEMKKIAFVVLVAAICVTAVMAAKEQPKPTVFYPPPPQKADSPKSGAPAPAPNSGKGSHAPTPTPSGAKHSSAEAPTTSSSGDSTTSSSEDSTTSTSASSTSTSDSSTTGAPAPAHSSANTVVGSLVGASLVSFLALYMQ; encoded by the coding sequence ATGGAAATGAAGAAGATTGCCTTCGTCGTCCTTGTTGCCGCCATCTGCGTGACCGCAGTCATGGCCGCAAAGGAACAGCCAAAGCCGACAGTATTCTATCCACCCCCCCCACAGAAAGCCGACTCCCCGAAATCTGGTGCCCCTGCCCCGGCTCCTAACAGTGGCAAAGGCTCCCATGCACCCACTCCTACTCCCTCCGGAGCTAAACACTCTTCCGCTGAGGCTCCTACCACCTCTTCTAGCGGGGATTCTACCACCTCTAGCTCGGAAGATTCTACCACCTCTACTTCCGCTAGCTCTACCTCTACTTCCGATAGCTCTACCACCGGGGCTCCTGCACCTGCACATTCCTCCGCCAACACCGTAGTTGGGTCCTTGGTCGGAGCTTCACTCGTGTCCTTCTTGGCCCTTTACATGCAGTAA
- the LOC133733523 gene encoding cytochrome c-type biogenesis protein CcmE homolog, mitochondrial produces MATRLALRLKSHLLRRTTTAPSSLIHLRPYTKSPPSIFSSLSQLPHPQPQLTNLRSFTLRFLSTSSRRGPTRPKPVDIGARARQLQTRRLWTYALTFSCIAGFIVIVLNSFQDQLVFYVTPTDALEKYATNPSKSKFRLGGLVLEGSVVQPASSPEMEFVITDLMTDILVRYKGSLPDLFREGHSVVVEGFVKPFTDEVRKEVSTKSVSGKARTGECYFSATEVLAKHDEKYMPGEVAAALEKNKKKLAEEAKAGGEGGAHLENNAGGEADGALVKSS; encoded by the coding sequence ATGGCCACGCGCCTCGCCCTCCGCCTCAAATCCCACCTCCTCCGCCGGACAACCACCGCCCCCTCTTCCCTCATCCACCTCCGCCCCTACACCAAATCTCCGCCGTCGATCTTCTCCTCACTCTCCCAACTCCCCCATCCACAGCCACAGCTGACGAATCTCCGATCCTTCACTCTCCGCTTCCTCTCCACCTCCTCCCGCcgcggcccgacccggcccaaGCCCGTCGACATCGGGGCCCGGGCCCGCCAGCTCCAGACCCGCCGCCTCTGGACCTACGCCCTCACCTTCAGCTGCATCGCCGGCTTCATCGTCATCGTCCTCAACAGCTTCCAGGACCAACTCGTCTTCTACGTCACCCCCACCGACGCCCTCGAGAAGTACGCCACAAACCCTAGCAAGAGCAAGTTCCGCCTCGGCGGCCTCGTCCTCGAAGGCAGCGTCGTCCAGCCGGCGTCCTCGCCGGAGATGGAGTTCGTCATCACCGATCTCATGACCGATATCCTGGTCCGCTACAAGGGCTCCTTGCCGGATTTGTTCCGGGAGGGCCACTCCGTCGTGGTGGAGGGGTTCGTGAAGCCTTTTACCGACGAAGTCCGCAAGGAAGTGTCGACGAAAAGCGTCTCCGGGAAGGCCAGGACCGGAGAGTGTTATTTTTCGGCCACTGAGGTTTTGGCAAAGCACGATGAGAAGTATATGCCGGGGGAAGTTGCGGCGGCGCtcgagaagaacaagaagaagcttGCGGAGGAGGCGAAGGCCGGCGGTGAAGGTGGAGCTCATTTGGAGAACAATGCCGGTGGTGAAGCTGATGGAGCACTAGTTAAGAGCTCTTAG